The following are encoded in a window of Lates calcarifer isolate ASB-BC8 linkage group LG20, TLL_Latcal_v3, whole genome shotgun sequence genomic DNA:
- the nccrp1 gene encoding F-box only protein 50: MSAAEWKKRCEDEWGLQGAPMPDSLDWKSIYEAKPLGKNLLKNPSPHGLSKDTPPPEPDLLEEPDHGPPRFQPDGDFTGWTTSTEILPYDTSGIPEGVVVCHLPQYSWFSMEQVVDLKAEGLWEELLDEFQPEIVIQDWYEESQLHTSIYQLHVKLLGADKSTVISEHTVNPTEDCSVYSHTWKEVSHVFSKYGPGVRYVHFLHRLKNQFLMGFYSTVFTGSSVVIRPVKTSS; this comes from the exons ATGTCTGCTGCTGAATGGAAGAAAAGGTGTGAGGATGAGTGGGGTCTGCAGGGCGCACCGATGCCCGACAGCCTGGACTGGAAGTCCATCTATGAAGCGAAGCCGCTCGGGAAAAATTTACTGAAGAACCCCTCCCCTCACG GACTGAGTAAGGACACCCCTCCTCCTGAACCTGACCTGCTTGAAGAGCCAGATCATGGACCTCCACGTTTTCAACCTGATG GTGACTTCACTGGCTGGACCACAAGCACAGAAATCCTCCCTTATGATACGAGTGGTATCCCAGAGGGTGTTGTGGTCTGTCATTTGCCTCAGTACAG CTGGTTCTCCATGGAGCAGGTTGTGGACCTGAAGGCAGAGGGACTATGGGAAGAGCTGCTGGATGAATTTCAGCCTGAAATAGTCATCCAAGACTG gTATGAGGAGAGTCAGTTGCATACGTCCATCTACCAGCTGCATGTAAAGCTGCTGGGTGCAGACAAAAGCACAGTGATCTCCGAGCACACCGTCAACCCCACCGAGGACTGCAGTGTTTACTCACACACCTGGAAAGAG GTGTCGCATGTGTTCTCTAAGTATGGACCTGGGGTGAGATACGTCCACTTCCTGCACCGACTGAAGAATCAGTTCCTGATGGGATTCTACTCCACAGTGTTCACCGGCAGCTCAGTGGTCATCAGACCAGTCAAAACCAGCTCCTAG